AGACAAAACAAGCTGGGAACTTACATGAAGTTTGCTACGACCATAGCATACATCCATGCCATTGTAAAGCATACATTCATGAAACATGCGAACCAAATCATTCATGTGTGTAGCGAATGCTTCAACTGACGGCCTTTCTCTTCGGTAGCGGTAAGTAAAGTAGGACGTCGCGCTGAAAGAATGAACGGATGAATGCAAGAACCACGCGACCACTAGACACCAGTGCTGAGTGTGCCTGAAAAAGCTGGGATGTGCGCCACCTATCCCTATAGCGATGAAACCAATGCAGTTTGGATGCTGATGCAAGACCAGAAAGTACAAGTATACATTGTATTGAAAGCAACAAAAAGAACACAAGCAAGTAGATAAACGATTCCTTGCATGTACACGTATGtttcatctttcattttgatttggACCTAACACTTATtggtcatatacatgtagatcaggTTGCATCTTGATCCAAAACGCAAAAGTTTTTTGAAGAGCCTTACCACCGAGTGAAGAGACTATATGGTAAAACTCTTCAAAATGGAAACTCTTCTGTGAGTTCAGCCTGGTTACAGCTATACGCGAGATGTCTAAGAAGATCAGTTAGCAGTTCTGACTCCAATACACTGAATGTCCGCTGATTTTTTGATGTCACCGAGGAAAATATTTCAACCCTATATTCTGCCATTTAGAGTACTGCCATGCTGCAGTAGATGTAAACAGGCTGAACTGAGAAGAGGATGTGAATGGCGAAAACAATACCATTGGTGTGCGGCAAAGAAGCTTACTTACATGGAGAAAGCCATTCCCAAAACATGGGTCATaaccattttctttcacacaCGTTTTATATTGTTTGACGATTTCGCCAATATTCTTGTGGAAGTCATCCTGGGTGCTAATGTCCGGCCGGCGAAGATAAACATAGAAAGAGGCCGCGCTGGAATGGAATCAAGATGTGTTGTGCAATGTCTTTTCTCCTTTCGTTAAGCCATGGAGCCTCCTGAGAAAGGATGATGAAGTCGAAAAGAACACGCTACTCGTTATTGGGGGAGTTCTACAGGGTTTCAAAGTTTGCGCAGATCGGTAGCTTCTAAAAGCTTTGAATGGGTGCTGACTTTAAGGTTGGTGAACCGGTGCGGTGTCACgggagagaagaagaagaaggggaGGGAACGTGTACGGGGAACAATTTCTCAATGGGTTAACGAATACTGAAAGAACCACGCGTTATTGCCGGAGGCACGCACGAAACCAGGGGGTCGAAAACGTGCCAGGAGGGGGCAAAAAGACAAAAATAGCCTAAATTTTGGGAAACATTTCGTGCACAGCAAAAAATTGTCTGAAAAATCAGtgttttccaaaaaaagttgAGGTGTACGCCCATCTCTGGAACCGTGCCTGAAGTCTGCCTTAGACTCGGACTTGGGATGTATCCAAAGCGCCTTGCAAACACAAGATTTTAGTTATATTAATTACAGCATCGGTGATGACACCAGTAAATAAGGTAAAGttttacaattatagcctctgtgtGCATTACTGCAAGGTGTTTTCTAAAGTGTAGGGGCTATACTGGGTTTATAATTGTAAATGAAAGTAAATTAACTGACCCTTCCTGAAGATTGTGTGCTCGAAAAATACTTTTCTCACAAAGTGTCACAAATTTGAATGTGTTTCTTTTCAAGATTCATTTCCATCAAGCCGAAATCCGTCAAAGTTTGAACTACAGTTTAGTAGGAAAACCAGCATATTACGACACACCAAGTTTTGTAAAATTGGGATAGGTCTTACCTATCAGTCGGACTCCTCAAAATGGCGATGAATTTAGCTTTAGGGGTGAATTTCTTTGCCAGCTGGGCGTTGAGCAGAGATCTTGGGACAGGACGGGAAGTTTCGTTTGTGTAGAGCTGGTTCCAGAGAGGATCAGCCATGCCTTCAACTGGAAAAGAAATGTACAACGCCCTGATAACCAACATTATTGCAGTCGAGTTGGCAAACCGCTAATGCTTTGTGGGCCGAAGGGTTACCCGTACATTTTCTTTGTAGCGTGGTTTCGCCGGCCTCTCGGAGTTTAGACAAATAAAGTGTATATAGTCAGGGTAGACTATCCGTTTCAAGCAACACGCAACTAAGTGTTTGCGTATAGGGTTATTTAAACGAGGAAGTTTAACAGAAAACAGGTTTAGGAACTTACTCAGGACCTGCGATTTGTCGAACATTCCCTTCAGGTATACGTTAGCACCGTAGTTGAGCATGGTCTCCTTCAGACCCATGGCTGAAACAGAATGGATGGAGAATAACACAAGGTGAAATTCAACAATTTATGTGACATATTTTGTAGAAGACGGGATAGCACTGCGCTTGTAGTGGGCTTACACTCGGGGAACGATTGGAAGGCAGTGAATGATCTTTCGAGAAAAATAACAAGTTCACCATTGCCATTATGTTGACCACTGCTACAAAATTGAGAGTTTAATGGAATATCGCGACCTCAAAGAAGAAGTCAGACAAGCATAATTAGAGGTTGAGTATACACGCCTATATACGTTTTCGTTCTTAACCTCTCGAATACTGACCGTCATCTCTGCTCCAGAACTGCGACTCGGCCCTCCATGAAAAGATAAGCTGGTTGTGGGCTGTGATCCTGTAGTAGAGATCTTTATAGGCGCATCTCTTGAAGCCGAGCACGTATACGGATGGCAGGCACATTAGTTTCTTCTTGTTCATCCAACAAGGTGTCTGCCAGGCTTTATGAGGGGCCACGTTCTGGAAATGGACGGAAAATCTTATTGTTAACAAGACAAAGAGGCATTTGAAGCAAAGTTGCTAAAGCTACTCCAATGGTATACTTTAGTTGGTCTTTGTTTCGACGATCTAGAATCGAGTAAAAAGACAAAAAGCCTTTACAAAGCTAACGCCAAGCAAAGTTTTGTCGATGATTTCATGATCAACGAAGCAGTGTTTATAAACACCTATACTCCTCAATAGTGCAACTCGGTTCTCTTTCAAATATATGGGTTGCAGAATGAGGAGTAGTGAGATAAAGGGGCAAACCTTCATGAAGAAAAGTGGGTAGGTAGGGTTTCAAGAAGCGAAAATGGCCTAATCGAACTACATGCTTCCTGCAAATGTGAGAAGACGAAGACCTGATTTTGCCGCGGCGAATGATCTTATGATGATGGTTACAACATTGAGAGtgagaaggagaagaaggcCTTCAGGGGATTCCTAAACATTCTCAAACACTCACCAAAACGAAAGGCACCTCCTTCGAGATCTGTTTGGCCATATCATCTATCTCGGCATCGGGTAAAGGAATCGTATCCTTCACCGCTGTATCTATCATCTTCCTCAGCAAGGTATGATACTCTTTTTGCGATTGTTTATCATCTTTCTCTTCCTCGACATCAGCAGTTTCTTCAGCATCACCATCAGTTGTTGCATCATTTACTAAAGCGGAAAGCTCATTTACTTCTAATTCGTCTTTAGCGGTCATGTGAGGGTCTGCAGCTTCCGCTGCAAGGACAGCTTGTTCTGCTGGGGCAATTGCTACTGGTGCTGCCGCGCCGGGAACTAGTGCTGCTGCGCCTTCTGCTGGTGCCACCCCGCCGGCCACAGGAACAACTGCCGCTTGTGCCGCTGGTACTCCCCCAACTGCCCCGGGAGCAACAGGCGGCAGGATCCCAACTGCTTGCGCTGGCTGGCCCGCAACAGGAGCTACTTGCTGCTGTATTTGGATAAAATTCCCCGAATTCGCCTGCGCTTGAAATTGCTGAAATtgctggaaaagttttaatTGATCTTGTATTTTTTGCTGCTGGAGTTCTTCGTTCTTTTTTTTCACCATATCTTCCTCCTGAAGCAAGGATTTCATATCAAAACGAGCATCCTGTGGCTCTATGAAAGCATACTTTCGATCGTCCATCAAGGCAGTACGCAATTTTAACTTGATGTGGTATCTGTAATAGTCTGGCATCGCCAAAGCGATAGCGGTGAT
This is a stretch of genomic DNA from Lineus longissimus chromosome 2, tnLinLong1.2, whole genome shotgun sequence. It encodes these proteins:
- the LOC135483647 gene encoding uncharacterized protein LOC135483647, producing MSKPATTSKFSNLSMKSSLIGLVLISLIVITAIALAMPDYYRYHIKLKLRTALMDDRKYAFIEPQDARFDMKSLLQEEDMVKKKNEELQQQKIQDQLKLFQQFQQFQAQANSGNFIQIQQQVAPVAGQPAQAVGILPPVAPGAVGGVPAAQAAVVPVAGGVAPAEGAAALVPGAAAPVAIAPAEQAVLAAEAADPHMTAKDELEVNELSALVNDATTDGDAEETADVEEEKDDKQSQKEYHTLLRKMIDTAVKDTIPLPDAEIDDMAKQISKEVPFVLNVAPHKAWQTPCWMNKKKLMCLPSVYVLGFKRCAYKDLYYRITAHNQLIFSWRAESQFWSRDDAMGLKETMLNYGANVYLKGMFDKSQVLIEGMADPLWNQLYTNETSRPVPRSLLNAQLAKKFTPKAKFIAILRSPTDSAASFYVYLRRPDISTQDDFHKNIGEIVKQYKTCVKENGYDPCFGNGFLHENLLYWTYIMYLKDWMAVFPKEQFFFIKMEEWADPRKRMFVLRDLFKFLEVKKTPPKTLQLLAAMHRVNDESRRWYNPNLMSMLPSSKKMLDDFYAPFNEALADFIGNEKFKWDEEHEDEKEED